Within Micromonospora narathiwatensis, the genomic segment CACCGTCTCCGGCACCGGCTGGCGGGTCGGGGCGTCAGGGCAGCCGGCGCAGCCCGGGTCGCCGGATGAGTCGGCCACTCAGACGCCCACGCCCTCCGCGTCGCCGACGGCCACCGTCGACCCGACCCCGGCCGGCTCGGCAGAACCGAATCCCGCGACGTCGATGGCCGAGCCCACCCCCGCCGCCCACCGCCTGCCGGCGAGTGGAGCCAGCCTCGTCATCGCCGCCATCGTCACCGGCGGGGTCCTGCTCGCCGGCTCCCTGGTCAGCCTGCTCGTCGTACGCCGCCGTCGAGTGGCACCGGCGCTGCCGAAGGTGGCGTGGCCCGAGGAGTCGGTGACCGAGCCGCCGACCGAGCCGCCCTCCGACAGCGCGAAGACCGCAAGTTCCAGCAGTCGTACCACTACGCCGACGGCGAAAAGGAAGTAGTCGATGTCCCTGTCTGTCTCCCGGCGTGGCCGGATCGCTGCTGCACTCTCGGCGGCCACACTTCTCGGCGGCATGCTCGTGGGGCTGGTCGCCACGCCCGCTTACGCCGCCGACCTGGGCACCGTCAACCTCTCGCAGTCCCGTGGCACCGTCACCGCAAATCCGATGTTCGAGACCGCGATCACCTCCAAGCCGTGTCCGAAGCCGTACGGCGAGGAGGCCGCGCTCCGGATCGGTCCGGGCGTGCCGACGGGCCCGTTCACCAACCTGACCCCGTCGCTGGGCGGCGGCGGGTACGACGAGGCCCCGGTGACGGCCAACCCGAACCGGTCGATGCAGACCGCGCTCGGGGAGAAGCCGGCCGACGGCACCTACTGGGTGGTGGTCGAGTGCTTCAGCCTGCTGGCGGGCCGGAACCCCGATCGGTTCGTCACCCCGATCAAGGTCACCGGCGAGAACTGGGAGGTGGTGAGCTCGAACACGCAGACCACCACCACGCTCGCCGTCAGCCCGGCCGATTCGGCCGTGCAGGGCAGTGCGGTGACCCTGACCGCAACGATCGACCCGCCCGCGGCGACCGGCTCGATCCAGTTCCGCGACGGGGAAACGGCGCTCGGCGCTCCGGTCACCGTCTCCGGCGGCACTGCCACGCTCACCACCCGCGACCTGTCGGTGGGCCTGCGTGCCCTGAGCGCGGTCTTCAATCCGACCGGCAACTTCGACGCGTCGATCTCATCGGCGGCGTCGTATCGGATCACCGCTCCCGGGGCTCAGGACGTCACGATCGAGCTTGAGGCGACCCCGGCCAGCCCGCAGCCGCAGAAGACCCCCGTCACGCTGACCGCGAGGGTGACTCCGGCGACCACCGGACACGTCCAGTTCCGCAGGGGCACGGATCCCATCGCCTCGATCGAGGTCAGTGCTGATGGCACGGCCACCACGACGGTGAACACCGCGAGCGCGCCGCTGCTGGTCGGGGCGCACACCTTTACCGCCGAGTTCATTCCGACGAACCCGGACGAGTTCAACGGCGCACAGTCCGCACCGGTCCAGTACGAGATCACCGGGGACGGCGTCGCGCAGACCACCACGAAGCTCGAGGTGTCGCCGGCCGGTCCGAAGCCGCAGGGTACGGCCGTCACGCTCACCGCGACCGTGCAGCCGGCCGCGGCGGCGGGCAAGGTGCAGTTCAACGACGGGAGCACCGCACTGGGCGAGGCCGTCACCGTCCAGAACGGCACCGCGACCACGACCGTCACGACCCTTCCCGTCGGCGTTCACTCGCTCACCGCGGTATTCACGCCGAGCGACGCGACTCAGTTCAGCAACTCGACCTCCCAGACCGTCCAGTACGAGATCACCGCGCCGGCCACCGACAGCGATCTGACGGTGACCGACGAGGACGGCAAGAAGCTCGGCGCGAACCCGACGTTGTACCCGGGGCAGACCGTGCAGATCGAGGCCCGAGGGTTCACCGGCGACGAGCCGGTCGTGCTGCAACTCGACGGCACCACGGTGCAAACCGTGCCGGCTGAGAACGGCGTGGTCGGACTGACCTTCACGCTGGGCGAAGACAGCCGGGTCGGGGCGCATCAACTCGTGTTCTCCGGCACCGCCCACACGGTGACCTTCGACTTCACCGTCGCCGCCAAGGACGACGACCCGGCCGATGGCGACGACAACAACAGCGACGGTGACGGCGGCAACGGCGGTACTGGCGGCGGCAGCCTGCCGAAGACGGGTGTCGACGTCGTGACGATGCTCGGGGCCGGCCTGATGCTGGTCGGCGGCGGTGCGGGTGTGCTGGTGATGACCCGGCGGCGGCCACGGTTCGCGCCGGTGA encodes:
- a CDS encoding Ig-like domain-containing protein; protein product: MSLSVSRRGRIAAALSAATLLGGMLVGLVATPAYAADLGTVNLSQSRGTVTANPMFETAITSKPCPKPYGEEAALRIGPGVPTGPFTNLTPSLGGGGYDEAPVTANPNRSMQTALGEKPADGTYWVVVECFSLLAGRNPDRFVTPIKVTGENWEVVSSNTQTTTTLAVSPADSAVQGSAVTLTATIDPPAATGSIQFRDGETALGAPVTVSGGTATLTTRDLSVGLRALSAVFNPTGNFDASISSAASYRITAPGAQDVTIELEATPASPQPQKTPVTLTARVTPATTGHVQFRRGTDPIASIEVSADGTATTTVNTASAPLLVGAHTFTAEFIPTNPDEFNGAQSAPVQYEITGDGVAQTTTKLEVSPAGPKPQGTAVTLTATVQPAAAAGKVQFNDGSTALGEAVTVQNGTATTTVTTLPVGVHSLTAVFTPSDATQFSNSTSQTVQYEITAPATDSDLTVTDEDGKKLGANPTLYPGQTVQIEARGFTGDEPVVLQLDGTTVQTVPAENGVVGLTFTLGEDSRVGAHQLVFSGTAHTVTFDFTVAAKDDDPADGDDNNSDGDGGNGGTGGGSLPKTGVDVVTMLGAGLMLVGGGAGVLVMTRRRPRFAPVIWPDEQR